CGTCATTCACCGGGATCGGGGCATTGCGCAGACGCTGGTGGGCGATGATCAGCGTCAGGGCCAGGCGGAACTTGGCGATATCCCCCGGGAACTTGGTCAGCAGTAAAAAGAGCTGCTGGTAGAGCGCAGGCAGGTGGTTCTCTTTGCGCCGGGCGGTATTGGTCGTCATCGCCGAGACGGCAGCAGATACAAACTGGTTCAGCAGCACGCGGCCGGTTCTGGCCTGGGAGTTATCGCGCACCAGCAGGATCACCATCATCGCCAGGAAGCAGCCGACAATCTGCCCCAGCGCGCTGTCGAGAAACTGGCTGAAGTGGAAGGTCATCGGGTTATCCAGCACCAGAATATTGATGGTACTGGCCAGCGCCCCCAGCGAACCCAGGCGGCGCTTCTGTACCTCGATACCAATAAAGAAGGCCATCACGGCAAGACTGATACAGAGCAGCAGCATGCTTTGCTGGGTCGACGGAAGAACCACCAGGAAATAGAAGGCGCCAAGCGGCAGCGCTGCCAGGGTGCCGTACAGGAAATCGAGCGCCACCATCCGGGGATTTGGCAGACGCATCGCCAGCGAAGTCACCACCGCAATCATCACCATCGCACCGCTACCGGAGGTCCAGCCGGTCCACAGCCAGAACAGCGTCCCGAGCATACAGGCGAGAGTGGTCCGCCAGAAGTTCACCATCGCATGGTGACGTTCCGCCGACTCGGCCTTGACTACCACTTCGCCCTGCAGCACCTCCTCTTCGGTGGCACTGATTTTGGTATTGCCGATCACCCCACGTTTGAGCAGCAGATAGCGCGTCGCCGCCCCGACCCAGGTATAGATGGTCACCGGGGTGTCGCGCTCGCCGGTCCAGGCGATGACCCGGCGCATACGTTTGAGCTGTTTATGCACATCCTGAACGGTGGTGACGGGGACGGCAAACTGCTCCCGGAAGGTATCGGTGATTGCCTCCGGGCGCGTGTTCTGGATCAGGTAGGTTTCGCAGGCCTGGGTGATCAGCGTTAAGGAGACGGTATTGAGCGCCTTCAGGCGGCGGTTAGCCCGCGACCAGCGGGACGACTCCATATTGAGGTTGCTGCGCATCCCTTCCAGGGCGGTGGTACGACGCACCAGCGCGCTCCAGGCGTTATCCACCTCTTCACTGTCGCCGTGCTTAATGCACAGCTGCATGAGCTGATACTGGGCAACGATCAGCGCGTCCAGTTCGCGATCCACTTCCTGTTTTATCGAGCGCGGGGAGAACAGCAGATCCGCCACGATCGCACAGACGATCCCCATGACGATCTCGCTGCAGCGCTCCACGGCAAACTGCGGCGCCAGCAGAGGGTTGGTCTGGATGGTGATGATAATGATCAGCGCCGTATAGCCGGAAAGGCCCCAGGCGTAGGAGTTCTCCACCCGTACCAGGGAGGAGATCCAGGTACAAAAGCCAGCCCAGATACAGCACACCATCAGCATCAGCAGCGGGGTGCGGATCATCAGGATAACGATAGTCAGCGCGGCGATACAGCCGATAAAGGTGCCGACGATACGCAGCATCCCGCGATAGCGAATAGCGCCGGAGTAAGGTTCACCACCCGCTGCAAACGCCGGGCCCGCGGCGACAATCGCCGCCGTTAACACCGCCCAGCGGGGCGTTTCCAGCTGAAAGTGGAACCCGACAAACAGCGCCAGCACGATGGCGAAGGCCAGCTTAACCGCAAAGCGCAGGTGCTGGTTGGCGATGGAGAAGATACCCATGGCGATTAACCAAACTCACGCAGGCGGTGGGCAATTTTGCGGAACAGCGAGTCGTGGCTGGCATCCCGGTCTTTCTCACCGGTGATCACCACCGTTGCCGTTGTCCCCGCAGGCCACAGGTCACCCTGCTGTTCATCCAGACGAATGCGTACCGGCACGCGCTGGGCCAGACGTACCCACTCCAGATTGGAATCGACCGTCGCCATCCCCTTGCTGTCGCGGGTGGCGCTGGAGTTGGTCACCCCTGCCGACACGCTGTCGACGGTGCCTTTCAGCACCCGGTTGCTGCCAAGGGGGGTGATTTCCGCCCGGTAACCCGGACGAACGCTTTCCAGCTTGGTCTCTTCCATATAGGCGAGCACGTAGAAGGAGTGCTGTTTGACTAGCGCCACGGCGGTGGAGCCGCGGGTAATAAATTCGCCGGTGTAGACGTTAAGGTTGGTCACCCAGCCGTCGGACGGTGCGCGGATCACGGTACGCTCGAGATCGAGCTTCGCCAGATCGCGGGTCGCTTCGGCTTTCGCCTGTTGATGCAGAACGGTTTGCAGCACGTTGTTGGACTGGTCGATCTCCTCCCGGGACATCGCCTGCACCCCCAGCTTATTACGGCGTCCGGCTTCACGACGCTTTTCCGCCGCCAGCGCCTGGTAGTAGGAGACATCCGCTTCGGCCTGTTCCAGCGCTTTCTGGTAACGTGGCTGGTCGATGGTGAACAGCACCTGATCTTTTTTGACCAGCTGGTTGTCATGCACGTTAACGGCGGTGATCAGCCCCGCCACGTCCGGGGCGATGGCCACGATGTCGGCGCTAAAGCGCGCGTCACGCGTCCACGGCGACTCGGTGTAATAGACCCACGCGCGGAAAATAGCGATGAACGCGAGGATGACCAGTGCCAGCGTAATGGCGGTACGGGAGATTTTTCTTGTTAGTGTTTTCACATCTACCTCAAACAAACATGCGCGATACGAGATAGAACAGGCAGCAATAGAGCGCGGAATTGAACAATGCAGGGTGCCAGACGAAATCATAGATCCCGGTTGGAGCCAGCACCTTTCGCACCAGCCAAAAAATTGCCAGTGATAAAAGTAGTTCGAAGAATATCGGTGGGAACGACAATCCGAACACCACGATAACGGGAAACAGACTCATGTTGACCTTGATTAGAGCGAGCAGGCGAAAGAATTATTCAGCGTACGGCACCGCAGAAGTGGCCAGAAAAGCCGGGCGAGAGTGGCGTAGCTATAATGTATTAATAATATATTAACGTAACTGTTATGCTGTTATCTATCATATGTGATCTAAATCACTTTTAACTCAGAGTGAATAATGGAACGTCTAAAACGGATGTCAGTTTTTGCCAAAGTCGTTGAGCTGGGCTCCTTTACCGCCGCGGCGAGGCAACTACAGATGAGCGTATCGTCGATAAGCCAGACCGTTGCCAAACTGGAAGATGACCTCCAGGTGAAGCTGCTCAACCGCAGCACCCGCAGCCTCGGCCTGACGGAAGCCGGCAAAATTTATTACCAGGGCTGTCGGCGAATGTTGTATGAAGCCCAGTCGGTGCATGAGCAACTCTATGCCTTCAACAACACCCCTATCGGCACGCTGCGCATCGGCTGCTCTTCAACTATGGCACAAAATGTCCTGGCCGAAATGACCGCCGATATGTTGCAGGAGTATCCGGGGCTGACGGTGAATCTGGTCACCGGCATTCCCGCCCCGGATCTGATTG
This DNA window, taken from Leclercia adecarboxylata, encodes the following:
- the aaeB gene encoding p-hydroxybenzoic acid efflux pump subunit AaeB encodes the protein MGIFSIANQHLRFAVKLAFAIVLALFVGFHFQLETPRWAVLTAAIVAAGPAFAAGGEPYSGAIRYRGMLRIVGTFIGCIAALTIVILMIRTPLLMLMVCCIWAGFCTWISSLVRVENSYAWGLSGYTALIIIITIQTNPLLAPQFAVERCSEIVMGIVCAIVADLLFSPRSIKQEVDRELDALIVAQYQLMQLCIKHGDSEEVDNAWSALVRRTTALEGMRSNLNMESSRWSRANRRLKALNTVSLTLITQACETYLIQNTRPEAITDTFREQFAVPVTTVQDVHKQLKRMRRVIAWTGERDTPVTIYTWVGAATRYLLLKRGVIGNTKISATEEEVLQGEVVVKAESAERHHAMVNFWRTTLACMLGTLFWLWTGWTSGSGAMVMIAVVTSLAMRLPNPRMVALDFLYGTLAALPLGAFYFLVVLPSTQQSMLLLCISLAVMAFFIGIEVQKRRLGSLGALASTINILVLDNPMTFHFSQFLDSALGQIVGCFLAMMVILLVRDNSQARTGRVLLNQFVSAAVSAMTTNTARRKENHLPALYQQLFLLLTKFPGDIAKFRLALTLIIAHQRLRNAPIPVNDDLSAFHRQLRRTADHVISASSDDKRRRYFTQLLGELEIYQEKLRIWEAPRQVTEPVQRLVGMLHRYQNALTDS
- the aaeA gene encoding p-hydroxybenzoic acid efflux pump subunit AaeA, translated to MKTLTRKISRTAITLALVILAFIAIFRAWVYYTESPWTRDARFSADIVAIAPDVAGLITAVNVHDNQLVKKDQVLFTIDQPRYQKALEQAEADVSYYQALAAEKRREAGRRNKLGVQAMSREEIDQSNNVLQTVLHQQAKAEATRDLAKLDLERTVIRAPSDGWVTNLNVYTGEFITRGSTAVALVKQHSFYVLAYMEETKLESVRPGYRAEITPLGSNRVLKGTVDSVSAGVTNSSATRDSKGMATVDSNLEWVRLAQRVPVRIRLDEQQGDLWPAGTTATVVITGEKDRDASHDSLFRKIAHRLREFG
- the aaeX gene encoding p-hydroxybenzoic acid efflux pump operon protein AaeX, with amino-acid sequence MSLFPVIVVFGLSFPPIFFELLLSLAIFWLVRKVLAPTGIYDFVWHPALFNSALYCCLFYLVSRMFV